A window of Maioricimonas rarisocia genomic DNA:
TTGGAAGGATCGACGTGCTGACCGGTACGCTCGGAAAGGCGCTGGGAGGTGCGAGCGGCGGCTACACCAGCGGCCGCAAGGAGATCGTGGAACTGCTGCGGCAGCGTTCGCGGCCGTACCTGTTCTCGAATACGCTGGCCCCCTGCCTGGCTACCGGCGGACTGAAAGCGCTGGATCTGGTTACCGGCTCGAGTGAACTGCGAGACCGGCTGCGGGAGAACGCCGCCTTCTTTCGGGCCGAGATGACGAAGCTCGGCTTCGATCTGCTGCCGGGCGATCACCCGATCATTCCGGTGATGATCGGCGACGCGGCTACCGCGAAAGCGATGGCGGACGCGTTACTGCAGAAGGGCGTGTACGTGATCGCGTTTTCGTACCCCGTGGTCCCGCAGGGGCTGGCCCGCATCCGTACGCAGATGTCGGCAGCCCATTCACGCGAGGATCTGCAGTTCGCGGTTGCACAGTTCGCAGCGGTCAAACAGGAGATGGGGCTGTAAAGCGAAGGGTGAAAGTGCCGTTTTGTCTTGGGGGTAGGGACTGGTCCCGGCACGCTGCAACGAGACGAGGTGGTAGGCTGGGACTGGTCCCAGCAATCATCGTATCGATCCCGGGTGGCCAGCGGTCGATGCGAAGCGGAGCCCCCAGCCCGCTCGCGTCGTTCTCCCCCCGGCAGCTCACGCAGCCGGCTCGCCTGCCTTACCTGATCATGGTCCCGCCTTGAGCATCAGCTCAGCCGCTTCCCGTCCGGTCATGCCGGGGCGGACGCCGATCTCTTCGGCCCGGGGCGTACACCCGACAATAGGGGCGTCGAAGAGATCCTCAGGCTCGACCAGCGGAATCTCCGGTGTCCCTTTGGCGATCGCGATCGCCTGCCCGAACTCGGTCGCGGTCGCCAGGTCGTAGATGCCGCAGCCGACGATACCGGCTTCAGTCAGAATCGAGCAGTACTGCCCCCCGTTCCAGCGGTTGCTGATGCCGATTGCCGTTCCGTTCTCGAACGACAGTTCCCGCGTGGTATGCCGGGGCAGTGGCTGGCTCATGTGGACGAAAGCTCCAGAGAGCGTGAGGAGTCGTCCGGACAGACCGGTTCGCCAACCGACCAGGCGGCCCCGTCACGGATGACGCGACGGTACAGGGTATCCCGTTCGATCGGTTCGCGACCGGCCTCGCGAATCATGCGGTGCAACTGCGAGACGGTCAGCCCTTCCGGCGTTTCCGCGCCTGCGTCGTGGTAGATCAGTTCGTGCACGACTGTCCCGTCGAGATCGTCGGCCCCG
This region includes:
- a CDS encoding DUF1805 domain-containing protein, coding for MSQPLPRHTTRELSFENGTAIGISNRWNGGQYCSILTEAGIVGCGIYDLATATEFGQAIAIAKGTPEIPLVEPEDLFDAPIVGCTPRAEEIGVRPGMTGREAAELMLKAGP